From one Haloferax marinisediminis genomic stretch:
- a CDS encoding complex I subunit 4 family protein gives MIIEALIAVTFLAALVTFVLPDRYAGKAAFALSLVPVLGSLLMWQQYDASGNALLGGNIAFETDVVWLQLGQYDLHWMVGVDGISLPLVVLTTILTTLAILSSWTPISERESQFYGLMLLMEANLLGVFTALDFFVWFVFWEAVLVPMYFLIGVWGGPRRKYAAIKFFVYTNIASLVMFIGFISLVFGLGDSISSLRLPEIAQALQAGQLSGFAGLSASALASVAFIAMFLGFAVKVPVVPFHTWLPDAHVEAPTPASVMLAGVLLKMGTYALLRFNFTMLPETARSFALPIALVAVASVIYGALLALAQQDLKRIVAYSSVSSMGYVILGLIAYTTYGVGGATFQMVAHGLISGLMFMAVGVIYNTTHTRMVTDMSGMADKMPVTAGIFVAGAFGYMGLPLMAGFAAEFFIFKGAFESTVMAAMPLFTGAAMFGIVIVAGYLLFAMQRTLFGPFEFDGDYEITEAPFHDVAPLAVLLLLTIVLGVQPDIFFTMIQEAVNPILELGGAF, from the coding sequence ATGATAATCGAAGCGCTCATCGCAGTCACGTTCCTCGCCGCGCTGGTCACATTCGTCCTGCCGGACCGTTATGCCGGCAAGGCGGCCTTCGCGCTGAGTCTGGTTCCCGTCCTCGGGAGCCTTCTGATGTGGCAACAGTACGACGCGAGCGGGAACGCCTTACTTGGCGGGAACATCGCGTTCGAGACAGACGTCGTCTGGCTGCAACTCGGTCAGTACGACCTCCACTGGATGGTCGGCGTCGACGGAATTAGCCTTCCGCTCGTCGTGCTCACGACCATCCTGACCACGCTCGCTATCCTGAGCTCGTGGACCCCCATTTCGGAGCGTGAGTCGCAGTTCTACGGACTCATGCTCCTGATGGAGGCGAACCTCCTCGGCGTCTTCACGGCGCTCGACTTCTTCGTCTGGTTCGTCTTCTGGGAGGCTGTCCTCGTCCCGATGTACTTCCTCATCGGTGTCTGGGGCGGCCCCCGCCGCAAGTACGCGGCAATCAAGTTCTTCGTCTACACCAACATCGCGTCGCTCGTGATGTTCATCGGGTTCATCTCGCTGGTGTTCGGTCTGGGAGACTCCATCTCCTCGCTCCGCCTCCCCGAGATTGCCCAGGCACTGCAGGCCGGCCAACTCAGCGGTTTCGCCGGTCTCTCGGCGAGCGCGCTGGCGTCGGTCGCGTTCATCGCGATGTTCCTCGGATTCGCGGTCAAGGTCCCGGTCGTCCCGTTCCACACGTGGCTGCCGGACGCTCACGTCGAAGCACCCACGCCGGCGTCGGTCATGCTGGCTGGTGTGCTCCTGAAGATGGGTACGTACGCCCTGCTTCGGTTCAACTTCACGATGCTGCCGGAGACGGCGCGTAGCTTCGCGCTGCCTATCGCTCTGGTTGCCGTCGCAAGCGTCATCTACGGCGCACTCCTCGCGCTGGCACAACAGGACCTCAAGCGCATCGTCGCGTACTCCTCCGTGTCGTCGATGGGGTACGTCATCCTCGGTCTCATCGCCTACACCACCTACGGTGTCGGCGGTGCGACCTTCCAGATGGTCGCCCACGGCCTCATCTCCGGCCTGATGTTCATGGCCGTCGGTGTCATCTACAACACGACGCACACGCGGATGGTCACGGACATGTCCGGGATGGCGGACAAGATGCCCGTCACGGCGGGGATCTTCGTCGCCGGTGCGTTCGGTTACATGGGCCTCCCGCTCATGGCCGGATTCGCCGCCGAGTTCTTCATCTTCAAGGGCGCGTTCGAGTCCACGGTGATGGCGGCGATGCCGCTGTTCACCGGTGCGGCGATGTTTGGTATCGTCATCGTCGCGGGCTACCTGCTGTTCGCGATGCAGCGGACTCTCTTCGGACCCTTCGAGTTCGATGGTGACTACGAAATCACCGAAGCGCCGTTCCACGACGTGGCACCGCTCGCGGTGCTGCTGCTTCTGACCATCGTGCTCGGTGTCCAGCCCGACATC
- the nuoL gene encoding NADH-quinone oxidoreductase subunit L, with the protein MAGILEFAPAIVLLPFLSFLIALGAGRYMPKGGALAGIGATAGSFLLAVATFFAVSGGQTYNQTIYTWAEGLDAVNLTFGLLIDPLSSMMLVIVTLIAFLVHVFSLGYMNDEGETGLPRYYAGLGLFTASMLGFVVADNLLMAFMFFELVGLCSYLLIGFWFRQDGPPSAAKKAFLVTRFGDYFFLIGVVAVFATFGSAAFAGPEAFPVLAEEALAGEHSVNTFLGMGEQAWFTVVGLLVLGGVVGKSAQFPLHTWLPDAMEGPTPVSALIHAATMVAAGVYLVARMYGFYALTPTTLAIIALIGGFTALFAATMGVVKKEIKQVLAYSTISQYGYMMLGLGAGGYVAATFHLMTHAFFKALLFLGAGSVIIAMHHNENMWDMGGLKKKMPVTYYTFLAGSLALAGIVPFAGFWSKDEVLYETLIHGLGGSPILLAAYAMGLLAVFFTGFYTFRMVFLTFHGEPRSETARDPHGVHWNVKAPLVVLGVLATTAGLVNMVPVEKLLGIKGIDFLHQFLDGSFDSLNAHHYAELLPYSSSYIGGEATTVAIGAAVSLGLALGGAALAYVLYNVPEPVEHTEKLGSIKTVLYNNYYQDEYQVWIATGVVQPISRVLDKFDQGVIDGVVNGVSSVSLFIGSRMKRIQTGVVSNYAALLTLGLTALLLGLGLIGGWFA; encoded by the coding sequence ATGGCAGGCATACTCGAATTCGCTCCGGCCATCGTCCTCCTCCCGTTCCTCTCGTTCCTGATCGCACTCGGAGCGGGGCGGTACATGCCGAAGGGAGGCGCACTGGCGGGTATCGGCGCGACGGCAGGGTCGTTCCTGCTCGCAGTCGCGACGTTCTTCGCCGTCAGTGGAGGACAGACGTACAATCAGACAATCTACACGTGGGCCGAGGGGTTAGACGCGGTCAACCTCACGTTCGGCCTCCTCATCGACCCGCTGTCGTCGATGATGCTGGTCATCGTGACGCTCATCGCGTTCCTCGTCCACGTCTTCAGTCTCGGCTACATGAACGACGAAGGCGAGACGGGCCTCCCGCGCTACTACGCCGGTCTCGGCCTGTTCACCGCCTCCATGCTCGGGTTCGTCGTCGCAGACAACCTGCTCATGGCGTTCATGTTCTTCGAGCTCGTGGGACTGTGTTCCTACCTGCTCATCGGCTTCTGGTTCCGCCAGGACGGCCCACCGAGTGCAGCGAAGAAGGCGTTCCTCGTCACCCGCTTTGGTGACTACTTCTTCCTCATCGGTGTCGTCGCGGTCTTCGCGACGTTCGGCTCTGCGGCCTTCGCCGGCCCCGAAGCGTTCCCGGTACTCGCCGAGGAAGCGCTCGCTGGCGAACACTCGGTCAACACGTTCCTCGGCATGGGCGAACAGGCGTGGTTCACCGTCGTCGGCCTCCTCGTTCTCGGAGGCGTCGTCGGCAAGTCCGCGCAGTTCCCCCTGCACACGTGGCTTCCGGACGCGATGGAAGGTCCGACCCCGGTCTCCGCACTCATCCACGCAGCGACGATGGTTGCGGCCGGTGTCTACCTCGTCGCCCGGATGTACGGGTTCTACGCGCTGACCCCGACGACGCTCGCCATCATCGCCCTCATCGGGGGCTTCACCGCCCTCTTCGCGGCGACGATGGGTGTCGTCAAGAAAGAAATCAAGCAGGTGCTCGCGTACTCGACCATCAGCCAGTACGGCTACATGATGCTCGGCCTCGGTGCCGGTGGCTACGTCGCCGCGACGTTCCACCTCATGACCCACGCCTTCTTCAAGGCGCTCCTGTTCCTTGGCGCAGGGTCGGTCATCATCGCGATGCACCACAACGAGAACATGTGGGACATGGGCGGTCTGAAGAAGAAGATGCCCGTGACCTACTACACGTTCCTCGCCGGGTCGCTCGCGCTCGCGGGTATCGTCCCGTTCGCCGGCTTCTGGTCGAAGGACGAGGTGCTGTACGAGACGCTCATCCACGGGCTCGGCGGCAGTCCGATTCTGCTGGCCGCCTACGCGATGGGCCTGCTCGCCGTCTTCTTCACCGGCTTCTACACCTTCCGGATGGTGTTCCTCACCTTCCACGGTGAGCCCCGGTCCGAGACGGCACGGGACCCACACGGTGTTCACTGGAACGTCAAAGCCCCGCTCGTCGTCCTCGGCGTGCTCGCCACGACGGCCGGGCTGGTCAACATGGTTCCCGTCGAGAAGCTCCTCGGCATCAAGGGAATCGACTTCCTGCACCAGTTCCTCGACGGAAGCTTCGACTCGCTGAACGCGCACCACTACGCCGAACTCCTCCCGTACAGTTCGAGCTACATCGGTGGTGAGGCGACGACGGTGGCCATCGGTGCCGCTGTCTCGCTCGGCCTCGCACTCGGCGGTGCCGCGCTCGCGTACGTGCTGTACAACGTCCCCGAACCCGTCGAACACACGGAGAAGCTCGGGAGCATCAAGACCGTACTGTACAACAACTACTACCAAGACGAGTACCAGGTCTGGATCGCCACTGGCGTCGTCCAGCCCATCTCGCGCGTCCTCGACAAGTTCGACCAGGGCGTCATCGACGGCGTCGTTAACGGCGTCTCCAGCGTCAGCCTGTTCATCGGTTCGCGTATGAAGCGCATCCAGACCGGTGTGGTGAGCAACTACGCGGCACTCCTGACGCTCGGTCTGACGGCCCTGCTGCTTGGTCTTGGCCTCATTGGAGGTTGGTTCGCATGA
- the nuoK gene encoding NADH-quinone oxidoreductase subunit NuoK translates to MVPGQYYLVLSAAVFCIGLFGLLTRRNALLFLMSVELMLNAANINLVAFSYYWGNVTGQTFGLFTMALAAAEVAVGIGIILVLYRNFDGVDVTEATTMRW, encoded by the coding sequence ATGGTACCCGGACAGTACTACCTCGTTCTGTCGGCCGCGGTGTTCTGCATCGGCCTCTTCGGCCTGCTCACCCGGCGCAACGCGCTGTTGTTCCTGATGTCGGTCGAACTGATGCTGAACGCAGCCAACATCAACCTCGTCGCGTTCTCCTACTACTGGGGCAACGTGACGGGCCAGACGTTCGGCCTCTTCACGATGGCGCTCGCCGCCGCTGAAGTCGCAGTCGGTATCGGCATCATCCTCGTGCTGTACCGCAACTTCGACGGCGTCGACGTCACCGAAGCAACGACGATGAGGTGGTAA
- a CDS encoding NADH-quinone oxidoreductase subunit J family protein, whose protein sequence is MTTKPQLKLGSHLVPGLAAVALFVVMAVVFLGASFPNPQGFAEGANLTASIGYTMFNLGFGSVEGESMLVAFEIIDLVLVAALVGAVLLARREGESGEMRTILADGGQELKCTLFDNDEEGDQ, encoded by the coding sequence ATGACCACGAAACCGCAGTTGAAGCTCGGTTCGCACCTCGTACCTGGACTCGCTGCCGTCGCACTGTTCGTCGTGATGGCAGTCGTGTTCCTCGGTGCGTCGTTCCCGAACCCACAGGGATTCGCAGAGGGCGCTAATCTGACCGCGAGCATCGGCTACACGATGTTCAACCTCGGCTTCGGCAGCGTCGAGGGCGAGAGCATGCTCGTCGCGTTCGAGATTATCGACCTCGTGCTCGTCGCCGCACTCGTTGGCGCTGTCCTCCTCGCACGTCGCGAGGGAGAGAGCGGCGAGATGCGGACGATTCTGGCCGACGGTGGTCAAGAACTGAAGTGCACGCTGTTCGACAACGACGAGGAGGGTGACCAGTAA
- a CDS encoding NADH-quinone oxidoreductase subunit J → MVYETIAFALFALITVGCSLGVVLVRDIWHSALLLGGALLSVAVHYVMLQAEFLAAMQILVYVGGVLILITFAVMLTRINPEVSRT, encoded by the coding sequence ATGGTTTATGAAACCATCGCGTTCGCGCTGTTCGCCCTCATCACCGTGGGCTGCAGCCTGGGCGTCGTCCTCGTGCGGGACATCTGGCATTCCGCACTCCTGCTCGGGGGCGCGCTCTTGAGCGTCGCGGTGCATTACGTGATGCTGCAGGCGGAGTTCCTCGCCGCCATGCAGATCCTCGTCTACGTCGGCGGGGTGCTGATTCTCATCACGTTCGCCGTGATGCTGACGCGTATCAATCCGGAGGTGAGTCGCACATGA
- a CDS encoding NuoI/complex I 23 kDa subunit family protein translates to MIGILKGMAVTLKHALDGQTFTVEYPEEAPEVSPRFRGVHKFSQERCIWCRQCENVCPNDTIQIVQDDKRNGEQYNLHIGQCIYCRLCEEVCPVDAILLTQNFEFTADTKNDFVYNKEQLKNVPWYKDIDPLNSRNPDRNAWIGEGEGEVDYQ, encoded by the coding sequence ATGATTGGAATTCTGAAGGGCATGGCAGTGACGCTGAAGCACGCACTCGACGGCCAGACGTTCACGGTCGAGTACCCCGAAGAAGCGCCCGAAGTCAGTCCGCGCTTCCGCGGTGTCCACAAGTTCAGCCAAGAGCGCTGTATCTGGTGTCGTCAGTGTGAGAACGTCTGTCCGAACGACACGATTCAGATCGTTCAGGACGACAAGCGCAACGGCGAGCAGTACAACCTGCACATCGGCCAGTGTATCTACTGCCGACTGTGTGAGGAGGTCTGCCCCGTCGACGCGATTCTGCTCACGCAGAACTTCGAGTTCACTGCAGACACGAAGAACGACTTCGTCTACAACAAAGAACAGCTCAAGAACGTCCCGTGGTACAAGGATATCGACCCGCTCAACTCTCGCAACCCCGACCGCAACGCGTGGATTGGCGAGGGCGAAGGAGAGGTCGACTATCAGTAA
- a CDS encoding complex I subunit 1/NuoH family protein — protein MTTTLQATTLPDTISGLLGLEGVLGDVVGGLIGAFIIANIMLITTAIAGPWAKRKITAAFGDRIAVNRIGPFGLLVIIPDAVRLMSKELIVPEGVDRPAWDLAPMIIPFSALLGFAVIPMGSGIQLADPETGLAFAFAAASIASLGLVMSGYASNNKFSLIGALRAVAANIAYEIPLVITAASVVIFAGSLRMSEIVAVQAEPLLTVAGVSIPTWFAFVNPFAFALFIIANLAEIGRNPFDIPEAPTEIVAGYQTEYSSIYFVLIYLGEFIHIFLGGAIAATLFLGGPAGPVLPGFIWFTIKIWAFFLFTQWARSAVPRLRVDQFLEIGWKGMLVLSFANLVLTAIIVGVIA, from the coding sequence ATGACGACAACGCTGCAAGCAACGACCCTTCCGGACACCATCAGTGGCCTTCTCGGCCTCGAAGGCGTCCTCGGTGACGTCGTCGGTGGACTCATCGGCGCGTTCATCATCGCCAACATCATGCTCATCACGACGGCAATCGCCGGCCCATGGGCAAAACGGAAGATTACGGCCGCGTTCGGTGACCGCATCGCGGTCAACCGTATCGGGCCGTTCGGGTTGCTCGTCATCATCCCGGACGCTGTCCGTCTGATGTCTAAGGAACTCATCGTTCCCGAAGGTGTCGACCGTCCCGCGTGGGACCTCGCACCGATGATCATTCCGTTTTCTGCGCTGCTTGGGTTCGCCGTCATCCCGATGGGTAGCGGTATCCAGCTCGCAGACCCCGAGACTGGCCTCGCGTTCGCCTTCGCGGCGGCGTCGATTGCCTCGCTCGGTCTCGTCATGTCTGGCTACGCGTCGAACAACAAGTTCTCGCTCATCGGCGCACTTCGCGCCGTCGCGGCGAACATCGCGTACGAGATTCCGCTCGTCATCACCGCGGCCTCGGTCGTCATCTTCGCCGGGTCGCTCCGCATGAGCGAAATCGTCGCCGTGCAGGCAGAACCACTGCTCACCGTCGCCGGTGTGTCGATTCCGACGTGGTTCGCGTTCGTCAACCCGTTCGCGTTCGCGCTGTTCATCATCGCGAACCTCGCGGAGATTGGCCGCAACCCGTTCGACATCCCCGAAGCGCCGACCGAGATTGTCGCCGGGTACCAGACGGAGTACTCCTCTATCTACTTCGTCCTCATCTACCTCGGTGAGTTCATCCACATCTTCCTCGGTGGCGCTATCGCGGCAACGTTGTTCCTCGGTGGCCCAGCAGGTCCGGTCCTGCCCGGGTTCATCTGGTTCACCATCAAAATCTGGGCGTTCTTCCTGTTCACCCAGTGGGCGCGCTCCGCAGTGCCGCGTCTCCGCGTCGACCAGTTCCTCGAAATTGGTTGGAAAGGCATGCTCGTCCTGTCCTTCGCCAACCTGGTTCTCACGGCCATTATCGTGGGGGTGATTGCATGA
- a CDS encoding NADH-quinone oxidoreductase subunit D, translating to MSLEEQEPSEDAIQERSRGDELADLLGDLVLSREEHLNAPGFVIRPDQVQETLFKLRDEAGFDHLSCVTAQEYEDRYESIYHLTKYDERTDEVSIVVPTSKDNPVSQSAEPVFRTADWHEREAYDLVGIQYEDHPDLRRILLPETWQGHPLGLDYDQDRPQIATLTEHANPLEQDSRGDEGNTMYINIGPHHPATHGVLHVETVVDGEQVVDLEPDIGYLHRCEEQICQQGTYRHQIMPYPDRWDYISAGLLNEWAYARTAEDLADIEVPEYAQIIRTMGAELCRIASHMIALGTFALDVYGDFTAIFMYAMRDREIVQNILEDLTGQRMMFNYFRLGGVVWDLPEPREEFFEKIRDFIDDLPEALEEYHDMITSNEILQARTVGTGVLPPEVAKSYGATGPVARGSGIDYDLRRDDPYGYYDKLDWDVVVEDGCDNFSRLLVRMREVEESAKIIQQCVDLLEDWPEDERNIQANVPRTLKPDEDTEIYRAVEGAKGELGIYIRADGTDKPARFKIRSPCFSNLQTLPEMSEGEYIPDMIASLGSLDIVLGEVDR from the coding sequence ATGAGCTTGGAAGAACAGGAACCCTCGGAAGACGCCATTCAGGAGCGCTCCCGCGGTGACGAACTCGCCGACCTGCTCGGCGACCTCGTCTTGAGCCGCGAAGAGCACCTCAACGCACCGGGCTTCGTCATCCGCCCCGACCAGGTCCAAGAGACCCTGTTCAAACTCCGCGACGAGGCTGGATTCGATCACCTCTCGTGTGTGACCGCACAGGAGTACGAGGACCGCTACGAGTCCATCTACCACCTGACGAAGTACGACGAGCGCACTGACGAAGTGAGCATCGTCGTTCCGACGTCGAAAGACAACCCGGTCAGCCAGTCCGCAGAACCCGTGTTCCGCACGGCCGACTGGCACGAGCGTGAGGCGTACGACCTCGTCGGTATCCAGTACGAAGACCACCCGGACCTCCGCCGCATCCTCCTCCCCGAGACGTGGCAGGGACACCCGCTGGGCCTCGACTACGACCAGGACCGCCCACAGATTGCGACCCTCACCGAGCACGCGAACCCGCTCGAACAGGACAGTCGCGGCGACGAGGGCAACACGATGTACATCAACATCGGACCGCACCACCCGGCGACCCACGGCGTGCTTCACGTCGAGACGGTCGTCGACGGTGAGCAGGTCGTCGACCTCGAACCCGACATCGGCTACCTGCACCGCTGCGAAGAGCAGATCTGTCAGCAGGGGACCTACCGTCACCAGATTATGCCGTACCCCGACCGCTGGGACTACATCTCGGCGGGCCTCCTGAACGAGTGGGCTTACGCCCGCACCGCGGAGGACCTCGCGGACATCGAGGTGCCGGAGTACGCACAGATTATCCGGACGATGGGTGCCGAACTGTGCCGCATCGCGTCGCACATGATTGCGCTCGGCACGTTCGCGCTCGACGTCTACGGCGACTTCACGGCGATCTTCATGTACGCCATGCGGGACCGTGAAATCGTCCAGAACATCCTCGAAGACCTCACCGGGCAGCGGATGATGTTCAACTACTTCCGTCTCGGTGGCGTCGTCTGGGACCTCCCCGAACCACGCGAGGAGTTCTTCGAGAAGATTCGTGACTTCATCGACGACCTGCCGGAGGCGCTCGAGGAGTACCACGACATGATCACCTCGAACGAGATTCTCCAGGCGCGTACGGTCGGAACTGGCGTCCTGCCGCCGGAAGTCGCCAAGTCCTACGGTGCGACCGGACCGGTCGCCCGTGGCTCTGGCATCGACTACGACCTCCGCCGCGACGACCCCTACGGCTACTACGACAAACTCGACTGGGACGTCGTCGTCGAAGACGGGTGCGACAACTTCTCGCGCCTGCTCGTGCGCATGCGCGAAGTGGAGGAGTCGGCCAAGATTATCCAGCAGTGTGTCGACCTGCTGGAAGACTGGCCAGAAGACGAGCGGAACATCCAGGCGAACGTTCCGCGCACCCTCAAACCGGACGAAGACACGGAAATCTACCGCGCTGTCGAAGGTGCGAAAGGCGAACTCGGTATCTACATCCGCGCCGACGGCACCGACAAACCGGCACGCTTCAAGATTCGCAGTCCGTGTTTCTCGAACCTCCAGACGCTCCCCGAGATGTCTGAAGGCGAGTACATCCCGGACATGATCGCATCGCTCGGTAGCCTCGACATCGTTCTCGGTGAGGTGGACCGGTAA
- a CDS encoding NADH-quinone oxidoreductase subunit B codes for MSSEQKPFVTDDTQVQTETRDARMSGADDRFNSKLREAFGSSPFILTKFDKFMNWVRGSSMFMLQFGIACCSIEMMHTYAIKHDLDRFAAGVPRASPRQADVIIVPGTIVSKFAPRMKRVYDQMPEPKFVVGMGSCTISGGPFHEGYNVIKGAEEVIPVDIHIPGCPPRPEALIYGIAKLQERIANGESSPVTVKPYELEQFGDLPRDEIVDKLAEQIDEDDLVMRYNWADSP; via the coding sequence ATGAGTAGCGAACAAAAACCATTCGTCACGGACGATACACAGGTACAGACCGAGACCCGCGACGCCCGCATGTCGGGTGCGGACGACCGGTTCAACTCGAAGCTTCGGGAGGCGTTCGGCTCGTCGCCGTTCATCCTCACGAAGTTCGACAAGTTCATGAACTGGGTCCGTGGGTCCTCGATGTTCATGCTGCAGTTCGGTATCGCATGCTGCAGTATCGAGATGATGCACACGTACGCCATCAAGCACGACCTGGACCGCTTCGCGGCCGGTGTGCCGCGTGCGTCCCCGCGACAAGCGGACGTCATTATCGTGCCCGGGACGATCGTCTCGAAGTTCGCCCCGCGTATGAAGCGTGTGTACGACCAGATGCCCGAACCGAAGTTCGTCGTCGGCATGGGGTCGTGTACCATCTCGGGCGGCCCGTTCCACGAGGGCTACAACGTCATCAAGGGCGCAGAAGAGGTCATCCCGGTGGACATCCACATCCCCGGTTGCCCGCCGCGCCCGGAGGCGCTCATCTACGGTATCGCGAAGCTCCAAGAGCGCATCGCGAACGGTGAGTCGAGCCCCGTCACGGTCAAGCCGTACGAGCTGGAGCAGTTCGGTGACCTTCCGCGCGACGAAATCGTCGACAAACTCGCCGAACAGATCGACGAGGACGACCTCGTCATGCGGTATAACTGGGCTGATTCACCATGA
- a CDS encoding NADH-quinone oxidoreductase subunit A, protein MSDWIAIGAMGVVAVGLPLVMMAMSAMLRPSVPEQGKSATYESGEVPTGTARVQFNIQYYMVALLFVVFDIETVLIFPWTVIYRSALEQGASLGTILTPMLVFIGVLVVGLVWAWRNGAVKWVKSPQANRRKTERQDA, encoded by the coding sequence ATGAGTGATTGGATTGCAATCGGTGCGATGGGTGTCGTCGCTGTCGGCTTACCATTAGTCATGATGGCAATGTCGGCGATGCTGCGCCCAAGCGTACCGGAACAAGGAAAGAGTGCCACGTACGAGAGTGGTGAGGTGCCGACCGGCACGGCACGCGTCCAGTTTAACATACAGTACTACATGGTCGCGTTGCTGTTCGTCGTGTTCGACATCGAGACTGTCCTGATTTTCCCGTGGACAGTCATCTACCGCTCCGCTCTCGAACAGGGCGCGTCTCTGGGGACGATTCTGACGCCGATGCTCGTTTTCATCGGTGTGCTCGTCGTCGGACTCGTCTGGGCGTGGCGCAACGGCGCCGTCAAGTGGGTCAAAAGCCCGCAGGCGAACCGTCGTAAGACAGAGAGACAAGACGCATGA
- the purE gene encoding 5-(carboxyamino)imidazole ribonucleotide mutase — translation MTTEQDLIDELHAQADADIDPETTPDVGIIMGSDSDLDVMSGAHEALDTLGFGEQTDFHDAPDERFTYETYVVSAHRTPDLMYAYGETAKARGIEVIIAGAGGKSADLPNMTASIAYPLPVVGVPVQEKSVDSVIGMPTGAPIVAVDAGKSFNAALSAVQMLARGSPELEDRLVDYHEDLVADVAETSAALHDLGVAGFRESSQ, via the coding sequence ATGACGACCGAACAGGACCTCATCGACGAACTCCACGCACAGGCCGACGCAGACATCGACCCCGAGACGACGCCCGACGTTGGCATCATCATGGGGTCGGACTCTGACCTCGACGTGATGTCCGGCGCGCACGAGGCGCTGGACACGCTCGGGTTCGGCGAACAGACCGACTTCCACGACGCGCCCGACGAGCGCTTCACCTACGAGACGTACGTCGTCTCCGCGCACCGGACGCCGGACCTGATGTACGCCTACGGTGAGACGGCCAAAGCGCGCGGCATCGAAGTTATCATCGCGGGCGCGGGCGGCAAGTCCGCGGACCTTCCGAACATGACCGCGTCCATCGCGTATCCACTCCCCGTCGTCGGCGTCCCCGTCCAAGAGAAGTCCGTCGACTCCGTCATCGGCATGCCCACGGGTGCGCCCATCGTCGCCGTCGACGCTGGAAAGTCGTTCAACGCGGCGCTGTCGGCCGTCCAGATGCTCGCGCGTGGCTCCCCCGAACTCGAAGACCGACTCGTCGACTACCACGAGGACCTCGTCGCCGACGTGGCCGAAACGTCGGCCGCGCTCCACGACCTCGGTGTCGCCGGGTTCCGCGAATCGTCACAGTAA